The following proteins are encoded in a genomic region of Planococcus lenghuensis:
- a CDS encoding TRAP transporter large permease: MTALILFGLFFLLVFLRVPIAVSLGISSIVVLVGDNGLFGLEMVTDIMYTSVAKFTLLAIPFFILAGVIMEQVGISQRLIDLAQALVGHRKSGIVFVTVIVAVFFAAISGSGPATVAAIGGILIPAMMKNGYSKETAGALVASSGAIGIVIPPSIAFIVFAVVAGDQIPVTINRLFAAGIVPGILMGLAFVVAAMIVRTRQEKRGEFVRPDGLEVQKATSKELGTAFLRALPGLMIPVIILGGIYGGFFTPTEAAVVAVVYGLFVGMFVNRGNIFKRLYRIFVDAAVQTAVVMIIVSAASVFAYIITTERIATDISEGILGLTSNPILILLMINVLLLVAGAFIDAISAYYIFVPIMLPIMIALEVDPTVFGVFMTVNLAIGLFTPPVGLNLYVAAGIAKTNIMDISKGVTPFIIAAIIVLLMVTYIPALSTFLPDLLNVE; encoded by the coding sequence ATGACTGCCCTGATACTATTTGGCTTGTTTTTTCTTCTTGTGTTCTTGCGCGTACCTATTGCTGTTTCTCTTGGCATATCCTCTATTGTCGTTCTCGTAGGCGATAACGGATTATTTGGCTTAGAAATGGTGACCGATATTATGTATACGAGTGTTGCAAAGTTCACTCTTCTTGCAATCCCTTTTTTCATCCTGGCTGGGGTGATCATGGAGCAGGTAGGCATCTCTCAACGTTTGATTGATTTAGCGCAAGCACTTGTCGGTCATCGGAAAAGTGGAATTGTGTTTGTGACAGTAATTGTTGCTGTGTTTTTTGCTGCTATCTCCGGTTCAGGACCAGCTACGGTTGCAGCCATCGGCGGTATACTCATCCCCGCTATGATGAAAAATGGATATTCAAAAGAGACGGCGGGCGCATTAGTTGCCAGTTCTGGTGCAATTGGTATTGTTATCCCGCCGAGTATCGCTTTTATCGTATTTGCGGTAGTAGCAGGTGATCAAATTCCGGTTACAATAAATCGTCTTTTCGCTGCGGGTATTGTACCAGGAATTTTAATGGGCTTGGCATTTGTTGTAGCAGCCATGATCGTCCGTACCCGTCAGGAAAAGCGAGGGGAATTTGTTCGGCCGGATGGCTTGGAAGTACAGAAAGCGACAAGTAAAGAACTGGGAACCGCATTTTTAAGAGCTCTGCCTGGCCTGATGATCCCGGTTATTATTCTCGGGGGAATTTATGGCGGTTTTTTTACTCCAACAGAAGCGGCGGTAGTTGCGGTCGTTTACGGATTATTTGTAGGAATGTTTGTAAACCGGGGCAATATATTTAAACGACTTTATCGAATTTTTGTCGATGCAGCTGTGCAGACCGCGGTAGTAATGATCATTGTAAGCGCGGCGTCAGTGTTCGCTTACATCATCACAACTGAACGAATAGCGACCGATATCTCAGAAGGCATATTAGGACTGACGAGTAATCCCATTTTGATCCTTTTGATGATAAACGTTCTGTTATTGGTAGCTGGTGCTTTTATTGATGCGATTTCAGCCTACTACATTTTTGTTCCCATCATGTTACCAATCATGATTGCCTTGGAAGTGGATCCAACAGTTTTTGGTGTTTTCATGACGGTAAACTTAGCCATTGGTTTATTTACCCCACCAGTCGGACTTAATTTATATGTAGCTGCGGGGATTGCAAAGACAAATATTATGGACATATCAAAAGGGGTTACTCCATTTATCATCGCCGCTATTATTGTGTTGCTCATGGTTACATATATCCCGGCATTATCAACTTTTTTGCCTGATTTACTAAACGTGGAATAG
- a CDS encoding TRAP transporter small permease codes for MKILNHLEDLILFVAFLIMTIVAFTNVVSRNVANISLTFSEELTINLFVLLTFVGTAVGVREYAHLGFTLIFDRMNSGYRKGIVLFCTLMGLFLFGVLFWYGIQMVLFQLELGQTTPSLGWPQWILSLALPIGATLCIIRTVQVCIEEWKITGRSTSKGDEAI; via the coding sequence GTGAAAATTTTGAATCATCTGGAAGATTTAATTCTTTTTGTTGCATTCTTGATCATGACAATCGTGGCGTTCACGAATGTTGTATCACGCAATGTGGCTAATATTTCTCTTACATTTTCGGAGGAATTGACAATCAATTTGTTTGTATTACTGACGTTTGTAGGGACGGCTGTAGGTGTGCGGGAATACGCGCACCTCGGCTTTACTTTGATTTTCGATCGCATGAATTCAGGTTACAGAAAAGGGATTGTACTGTTCTGTACGTTAATGGGACTGTTTCTATTCGGAGTCCTTTTCTGGTATGGCATTCAAATGGTTTTGTTCCAGCTCGAACTGGGGCAGACAACGCCTTCATTGGGGTGGCCGCAATGGATTTTATCGCTGGCTCTGCCAATTGGTGCAACACTTTGTATTATCCGTACCGTTCAGGTTTGTATTGAGGAATGGAAAATAACCGGGCGCTCCACCTCGAAAGGAGACGAGGCGATATGA
- a CDS encoding DctP family TRAP transporter solute-binding subunit — MSAVLLLAACGEPEAEADVAAGETGGACTEEYNLKMSVTVSDSSTWYEAAEKLSTDIAEATDDRITIDIFANEQLSGGDSGKAVEGLAKGTIDLTFNSTIIYSILDERFGVASAPFLFNDLEEVDAVFNGEGGEMFEEILAEKGIHSLGFGQNGFRQLTNSVRPVQSPEDIEGLKIRIPGIAMYTDLYQELGTNPQTMTFSEVFTSLQQGTIDGQENPIDVIHSAKLQEVQDYITMWNYSYDPLVLGMNQDLYESMCEEDQQLFDELGAEAAQFQLEQARLKEEEQIAELEAAGLEFYTPTEEELAQFQEVAQPIYDQYESVWGTELLNAFQGE; from the coding sequence ATGTCTGCAGTATTGCTATTGGCAGCATGTGGTGAACCGGAGGCGGAAGCAGATGTCGCTGCAGGGGAAACAGGCGGCGCCTGTACAGAGGAATATAATTTGAAAATGTCAGTAACAGTTTCCGACTCTTCAACGTGGTATGAAGCTGCCGAGAAGCTGAGTACAGATATTGCAGAAGCAACTGATGACCGAATTACAATCGACATATTTGCTAATGAACAACTTTCTGGAGGAGATTCCGGGAAAGCGGTAGAAGGGCTGGCCAAAGGAACAATCGATCTGACATTTAACTCAACTATCATCTATTCGATTTTAGATGAGCGATTCGGTGTAGCTAGTGCGCCTTTCTTATTCAATGATCTGGAGGAAGTGGATGCTGTCTTTAACGGAGAAGGCGGTGAAATGTTCGAAGAGATTTTGGCTGAAAAAGGGATCCATTCTTTAGGCTTCGGACAAAACGGATTCCGTCAACTTACAAACAGCGTGCGCCCGGTTCAATCTCCTGAAGATATCGAAGGATTAAAGATCCGGATTCCTGGTATTGCAATGTACACAGACTTGTACCAAGAACTTGGAACCAATCCACAGACTATGACATTCTCAGAAGTATTTACTTCATTGCAGCAAGGAACAATTGACGGTCAGGAAAACCCGATCGATGTAATCCACTCTGCAAAACTGCAGGAAGTTCAAGATTACATTACAATGTGGAACTATTCTTATGATCCACTTGTCCTTGGGATGAACCAAGACTTGTATGAATCAATGTGTGAAGAAGACCAGCAATTGTTTGATGAATTGGGTGCTGAAGCAGCACAGTTCCAATTGGAACAGGCACGTCTGAAAGAAGAAGAACAAATCGCAGAACTTGAAGCGGCCGGACTCGAATTCTATACACCGACTGAAGAAGAGCTCGCACAGTTCCAAGAGGTGGCTCAACCAATCTATGATCAGTACGAAAGTGTATGGGGAACAGAACTTCTAAACGCGTTCCAAGGAGAGTAA
- a CDS encoding (Fe-S)-binding protein — MQESFKEHVSEDHLMDCMKCGFCLPACPTYLITDQDETHSPRGRIALMKAMRDGDVVWDGSVEDAFDVCLGCRACEPACPAGVQYGSLIEETRVAIQQVKPQHVVAKSVRKATFDGVFADQGKMTGTVKLVQLYQKSGLQKATRKIGFLNLFPPFMQEMESVLPAIETKKKRTFSAKPKTTRVAFFTGCLMDTLFQETNKRTIELLEWLGADVQIPAEQQCCGALHGHSGELEKGLRNARKNLDVFDSDDFDYIVNNAGGCGAFLTEYENHLKEDSQYAEKAAQFSRKMIDISSLFVKLGMNARLKEMKSEAHSIVTYQDSCHLRNVNKVILEPRSLLMDAPGFEYKELIDASSCCGSAGIYNLLQPEMAKRILDLKMKGVKELQPAKIVTSNPGCLMQMNVGIKREKLEHEMQAVHIVDFLYEAIQKQS, encoded by the coding sequence ATGCAGGAATCATTTAAAGAACATGTAAGCGAAGATCACTTGATGGATTGTATGAAATGCGGATTTTGTTTACCTGCCTGTCCGACTTATCTAATCACGGATCAGGACGAAACTCATTCTCCTCGTGGAAGGATCGCTCTGATGAAAGCAATGCGGGATGGGGATGTCGTATGGGATGGCTCGGTGGAGGATGCGTTTGATGTATGCCTGGGTTGCCGTGCCTGTGAACCCGCTTGTCCTGCTGGTGTCCAGTACGGTTCGTTAATCGAAGAAACGAGAGTGGCTATCCAGCAGGTGAAGCCGCAACATGTCGTAGCGAAATCAGTTCGGAAAGCAACGTTTGATGGAGTTTTTGCAGATCAAGGGAAGATGACAGGTACTGTTAAACTTGTACAGCTTTATCAAAAATCAGGACTGCAGAAGGCGACTAGAAAAATTGGGTTCCTCAATCTTTTTCCTCCTTTCATGCAGGAGATGGAGAGTGTGCTTCCGGCAATTGAAACGAAAAAGAAAAGAACATTTTCAGCAAAACCTAAAACAACTCGAGTTGCCTTTTTCACAGGCTGTTTAATGGATACGTTATTTCAGGAGACAAATAAAAGAACCATTGAATTATTGGAGTGGCTGGGAGCTGATGTGCAAATTCCGGCAGAACAGCAATGCTGCGGTGCATTGCACGGCCATAGCGGTGAACTTGAAAAAGGATTGCGAAATGCACGGAAAAACCTTGACGTTTTTGATTCAGATGACTTTGACTACATCGTTAACAATGCGGGAGGCTGCGGAGCTTTTCTGACAGAGTATGAAAATCACTTGAAAGAGGATAGCCAATATGCTGAAAAAGCAGCACAATTCTCTCGGAAAATGATCGATATTTCATCCCTTTTTGTCAAACTTGGCATGAACGCCCGTTTGAAAGAAATGAAATCTGAAGCTCATTCCATTGTGACGTATCAGGATTCCTGTCATTTGCGAAATGTAAATAAAGTGATTTTAGAACCAAGATCGCTTCTTATGGACGCGCCTGGTTTTGAATATAAAGAATTGATTGATGCAAGTAGCTGTTGTGGCTCTGCTGGAATCTATAATCTTTTACAGCCGGAAATGGCAAAGCGGATTCTGGACTTGAAGATGAAGGGAGTGAAAGAATTACAGCCGGCAAAAATCGTCACTTCAAACCCAGGATGTCTAATGCAAATGAATGTAGGGATCAAAAGGGAGAAATTAGAACATGAAATGCAGGCGGTCCATATTGTGGATTTTCTGTATGAAGCAATTCAAAAACAATCATAG
- a CDS encoding FAD-binding oxidoreductase, whose amino-acid sequence MKVQSRKPFEAIVGTENIKYSQAQLLAYSYDATANFQAKPDLVLSPRNSEEISEIVKICAKEQIPLVSRGSGTNLAAGTVPSQGGIILLFNKMNRILELDENNLTITVQPGVITQDINAYVEQKGLFYPPDPSSMKISTIGGNVSENSGGLRGLKYGVTKDYVRALTFVLPDGEIMKVGGKLAKDVAGYDLLSLLVGSEGTLGIITEITLKLIPLPASKMTGVAYFNSLEDAAKTVSAIISQKIIPATLEFMDKGTINAVEDFMSMGLPREAEAMLLMEQDGDPEQVERDIQQMIAIAKMEGATSTALASSIEEAELLKAGRRAALSALARKRPTTILEDATVPRSEIAKMVRAIQEIAEKYKVQINTFGHAGDGNLHPTCLTDVRDAEEMHRVEQAFEEIFLAAIELGGTITGEHGVGEMKAPYLEWKIGKSGIELMKHIKQSIDPGNIMNPGKVFAKETKMRLVIRGGH is encoded by the coding sequence GTGAAGGTACAGTCAAGAAAACCGTTTGAAGCAATAGTAGGGACAGAGAATATCAAGTATTCGCAAGCACAACTGCTCGCTTACTCCTATGACGCTACAGCCAATTTTCAGGCAAAACCGGATTTGGTTCTTTCGCCAAGAAATTCGGAAGAGATTTCAGAAATTGTAAAAATATGTGCAAAAGAACAAATCCCACTTGTTTCGAGAGGTTCCGGCACAAATTTGGCAGCCGGCACCGTTCCAAGTCAAGGCGGCATCATTCTGCTGTTCAATAAGATGAACCGGATTCTTGAATTGGATGAAAATAATTTAACGATTACTGTACAGCCAGGAGTAATCACTCAAGACATCAATGCTTATGTTGAGCAAAAAGGGCTTTTTTATCCTCCTGATCCAAGTTCTATGAAAATCTCTACTATTGGTGGGAATGTAAGTGAAAACTCAGGAGGATTAAGAGGGTTAAAATATGGTGTTACAAAAGACTATGTAAGAGCGCTTACCTTTGTTCTGCCGGACGGGGAAATTATGAAAGTGGGCGGAAAACTGGCAAAAGACGTAGCAGGATACGATTTACTGTCACTTTTAGTGGGATCAGAAGGCACTCTCGGAATCATTACTGAAATTACATTAAAACTCATACCGCTTCCTGCTTCTAAAATGACAGGTGTTGCGTACTTTAATTCGCTGGAAGATGCAGCAAAAACGGTATCTGCAATTATTTCTCAAAAAATAATTCCTGCAACATTAGAATTTATGGATAAGGGAACGATCAACGCAGTGGAAGACTTCATGAGTATGGGTTTACCGAGAGAAGCAGAAGCGATGCTTCTGATGGAGCAAGATGGGGACCCGGAACAAGTAGAGCGGGATATCCAGCAGATGATTGCAATTGCGAAAATGGAAGGAGCTACTTCCACAGCGCTTGCTTCATCGATTGAAGAGGCGGAACTTTTGAAAGCTGGACGGCGGGCTGCGCTGTCGGCATTAGCAAGAAAAAGGCCTACTACGATTTTAGAAGATGCAACAGTTCCCCGGTCTGAAATCGCAAAGATGGTCAGGGCAATTCAGGAAATTGCAGAAAAATACAAAGTTCAAATCAATACCTTTGGACATGCAGGTGATGGCAATCTCCATCCGACTTGTTTGACCGATGTTCGGGACGCAGAGGAAATGCATCGCGTCGAACAGGCCTTTGAAGAAATATTTCTTGCGGCCATCGAATTGGGTGGAACAATTACCGGAGAACATGGAGTAGGGGAAATGAAAGCCCCTTACCTGGAATGGAAAATCGGAAAAAGCGGCATTGAATTGATGAAGCATATTAAACAATCCATTGATCCGGGAAACATCATGAATCCTGGAAAAGTTTTTGCGAAAGAAACAAAGATGAGGCTGGTGATTCGAGGTGGTCACTGA
- a CDS encoding CdaR family transcriptional regulator — protein sequence MFDLQVIGTQIVEELSSLIDKNVLVTDKNGFVIASTDPVRLNTFHEGASISMRDQKELHMTKEMCERLKGVRPGIVMPIIISQMPIGVIGVTGKPSEVEKYAKLVKRVVELFVTDFLSRQEKERGIRESEFFFFDLIMGNISKEILKDRAKLIQLNISIYQRIAIIQTHRKFEISDVEHFLRIQTIHPDTKIIRWGLERLVLLLPQVSKKQLCDGLQRLTNRIEKLTKRKTFVGIGKVTSFYELSDSFRQAETAVSVSIKQNRLVFEEDLKLELLYYSIPPEVQEEYISRTIAPLLTEKELLHSLEVWIQSTGSLKEVADELHIHKNTLTYRLAKVESVLKVNLHDSNDFAVIYTAIRLLRKK from the coding sequence GTGTTTGATCTTCAGGTAATTGGCACACAAATTGTCGAAGAACTTTCTTCATTAATCGACAAGAATGTCCTTGTTACAGATAAAAACGGTTTTGTCATTGCGAGTACCGACCCTGTACGACTTAACACTTTCCACGAAGGAGCCTCTATCTCTATGAGAGATCAGAAAGAGCTGCACATGACTAAAGAAATGTGTGAGAGACTGAAAGGGGTAAGACCGGGGATAGTAATGCCCATTATCATCTCACAAATGCCGATTGGTGTGATCGGGGTAACGGGAAAGCCATCCGAAGTGGAAAAGTACGCAAAACTTGTTAAAAGAGTAGTGGAACTTTTTGTGACGGATTTTTTATCGAGACAAGAGAAAGAGCGGGGGATAAGAGAATCGGAGTTCTTTTTTTTCGATCTCATCATGGGGAATATATCAAAAGAGATTCTTAAAGACAGGGCGAAGCTGATTCAATTGAACATATCAATATATCAGCGCATAGCTATTATTCAAACTCACAGAAAGTTCGAGATTTCTGATGTTGAACATTTTTTGCGCATCCAAACGATTCATCCCGATACAAAGATTATTCGCTGGGGATTGGAGCGGTTAGTGTTACTATTGCCGCAAGTATCCAAAAAGCAATTATGTGATGGTTTACAGCGGCTAACCAATCGGATTGAAAAATTGACAAAGCGAAAAACATTTGTTGGCATCGGTAAAGTGACCTCTTTTTACGAATTGAGTGATTCATTTCGACAAGCAGAAACAGCAGTGTCCGTATCTATCAAGCAAAATAGATTGGTTTTTGAAGAAGACCTTAAGCTGGAATTGTTATATTATTCAATTCCGCCGGAAGTACAAGAAGAATATATAAGCCGAACGATTGCTCCCTTACTGACAGAAAAGGAACTTTTACATAGCTTGGAGGTATGGATCCAAAGCACCGGCTCTCTTAAAGAAGTTGCAGATGAACTCCATATACATAAAAACACGCTAACCTACCGGCTTGCTAAAGTGGAATCTGTGTTAAAAGTGAATCTCCATGATAGTAATGATTTTGCAGTAATTTACACAGCTATACGGCTGCTTCGAAAAAAATGA
- the hisD gene encoding histidinol dehydrogenase → MKVIKAGKTQEEVTQNDQKTAKIVAEAIADVESRGDAAVREMSEKFDKWSPASFRLSEEEIQDIVAQVSDDVIEDIKFAQKNIREFAEAQLASLHDVEVENIPGIILGHKNIPVDSVGCYIPGGRYPMVASAHMSVLTAKVAGVKRVIASTPPINGEIPKATVAAMHLAGADEIYLLGGIQALAAMAIGTETIEGVDMIVGPGNMFVAEAKRQLFGRVGIDLFAGPTETLVVADETADAEMIATDLLGQGEHGPTSPGALITTSEKLANETLEEIQRQLKTLPTADVASVSWEDYGQVYVVDSIEEARVEADKLAYEHVEILTENPDYFLENMTNYGCLFLGPETNVAYGDKVIGTNHTLPTKGAARYTGGLWVGKFIKTVTYQKVTTPEASAEIGEVAARLCQLENFAGHAEQALLRVRRYGNKE, encoded by the coding sequence GTGAAAGTGATTAAAGCGGGTAAAACACAGGAAGAAGTTACACAGAATGACCAAAAAACAGCGAAAATCGTCGCCGAGGCAATTGCGGATGTTGAATCCAGAGGAGACGCTGCGGTCCGGGAGATGTCCGAGAAGTTCGATAAATGGTCACCGGCATCGTTCCGCCTGTCCGAAGAGGAGATTCAAGACATCGTAGCGCAAGTGTCGGATGATGTAATCGAAGACATTAAGTTTGCTCAGAAAAATATCCGGGAGTTCGCGGAAGCCCAGCTTGCTTCATTGCATGATGTGGAAGTTGAAAACATCCCGGGCATCATCCTCGGCCATAAAAACATTCCGGTCGACAGTGTCGGGTGTTACATTCCAGGAGGGCGCTATCCGATGGTCGCGAGTGCACACATGAGTGTGCTGACAGCTAAAGTGGCGGGCGTCAAACGGGTCATCGCATCCACGCCGCCGATCAACGGGGAAATCCCGAAAGCGACCGTGGCTGCGATGCACTTGGCAGGAGCGGATGAAATTTATCTGCTCGGCGGCATCCAGGCTCTCGCTGCGATGGCGATCGGCACAGAAACCATCGAAGGCGTCGACATGATTGTCGGGCCGGGTAATATGTTCGTCGCCGAAGCGAAACGCCAGTTGTTCGGCCGTGTCGGCATCGATTTATTCGCAGGGCCGACGGAAACACTCGTTGTCGCGGATGAAACAGCGGATGCTGAGATGATTGCGACCGACTTGCTTGGACAAGGGGAACACGGCCCGACGTCCCCGGGCGCATTGATCACCACTTCTGAAAAACTGGCCAATGAAACGCTGGAAGAAATCCAGCGCCAGCTGAAAACCTTGCCGACAGCCGATGTGGCAAGCGTTTCATGGGAAGATTACGGGCAGGTCTATGTGGTGGACAGCATCGAAGAAGCCCGCGTCGAAGCAGATAAACTTGCGTACGAGCACGTGGAAATCCTGACGGAAAACCCGGATTATTTCCTGGAGAACATGACGAATTACGGCTGCCTGTTCCTGGGGCCGGAAACAAACGTTGCCTATGGTGATAAAGTGATCGGTACCAATCACACACTGCCGACAAAAGGGGCAGCCCGTTATACAGGCGGCCTGTGGGTCGGCAAGTTCATTAAAACCGTCACTTACCAGAAAGTGACGACGCCGGAAGCCAGTGCGGAAATCGGTGAAGTGGCAGCCCGTCTGTGCCAGCTTGAAAACTTTGCGGGCCACGCGGAACAGGCACTCCTTCGTGTAAGACGCTATGGTAACAAGGAATAA
- a CDS encoding iron-containing alcohol dehydrogenase, whose translation MPMNQFISPKQIYHGEGSLDKIELILEELNVEKVFLLTDAILKELGVIDPLLAHFEKAQVEVEIFTGVVPEPSLETANAVLEAVRNSKADLVVGTGGGSALDLAKTAAALAENEGHVEDYLNLTGKKTLKNKGLPKVLIPTTAGTGAEVTNIAVFSLEESKDVIAHNYLLADYAIVDPALTYSLPPKVTAASGIDAFTHALEAFTSVNATPLTDTLAIDAMTRIAGSLRTAVWDGQDKKAREEMALGSLIAGLSFFNAGAAGVHALAYPIGGLFKVPHGESNAVLLPYVYDFIWPACQDKMVKVAAIFGLPAEGKSKQELALGVVKSLRKLVEDVGVPTRLPEYGINEEDIERLSVNGAAQKRLLARSPKELDLNAIRTIYTNAYHGRLSS comes from the coding sequence ATGCCAATGAACCAATTCATATCACCCAAGCAGATTTATCACGGGGAAGGTTCCTTGGATAAGATAGAACTGATCTTAGAGGAACTTAACGTCGAAAAAGTGTTTCTCCTCACAGATGCGATCTTAAAAGAACTGGGCGTGATCGATCCGCTGCTGGCGCATTTTGAGAAAGCGCAAGTGGAAGTGGAGATATTCACGGGAGTCGTGCCGGAACCTTCGCTTGAAACGGCTAATGCTGTGCTGGAAGCAGTGCGGAACAGCAAGGCGGATCTGGTAGTGGGCACAGGCGGCGGCAGCGCACTGGATTTAGCGAAAACCGCTGCCGCCCTCGCGGAGAACGAAGGCCATGTCGAAGATTATCTGAATCTGACCGGCAAAAAAACATTGAAAAACAAAGGATTGCCGAAAGTGCTGATTCCCACAACGGCAGGCACAGGCGCCGAAGTGACCAATATTGCGGTCTTTTCCCTGGAAGAATCAAAAGACGTCATCGCGCATAATTACCTGCTGGCCGATTATGCGATTGTCGATCCGGCATTGACATACTCACTGCCGCCGAAAGTGACTGCCGCCAGCGGAATCGATGCGTTCACGCATGCGCTAGAAGCATTCACTTCCGTTAACGCAACGCCACTGACGGATACATTGGCGATTGATGCGATGACCCGGATTGCCGGCAGTCTCAGAACGGCCGTCTGGGATGGACAGGACAAAAAAGCCCGGGAGGAAATGGCGCTTGGCAGTTTAATCGCCGGACTCAGCTTTTTCAATGCCGGGGCGGCGGGCGTCCATGCACTGGCTTACCCGATCGGCGGATTGTTTAAAGTTCCCCACGGGGAATCCAATGCGGTGCTTTTACCGTATGTCTATGACTTCATCTGGCCGGCCTGTCAGGACAAAATGGTGAAAGTGGCAGCGATTTTCGGCCTGCCAGCCGAAGGGAAAAGCAAGCAGGAATTGGCGCTGGGGGTTGTCAAAAGCCTCCGGAAGTTGGTTGAAGATGTCGGAGTTCCAACAAGACTTCCCGAATACGGCATCAATGAAGAGGATATCGAACGGCTGTCGGTGAACGGAGCCGCACAAAAACGGCTCCTGGCCAGAAGCCCGAAAGAGCTGGATTTGAATGCGATCCGCACCATTTATACGAATGCCTATCATGGCCGGTTATCCAGCTGA
- a CDS encoding sodium:solute symporter family protein, whose product MDSVTVYSWIFIAIFILGMLVFGYLGMKKTHSADDFATARSSYGPITIALVISAGISSGSTFMGMPGLAYGIGAPSLWYPMLYPVATVIGMLFVAKTIKIYGDKFGTRTIPDFIGERYNSEFLRISLTIISVLLIFYVVSQFVAAATMFQVMMGLEYGVGLIITGVVLAVYVFMGGSHSDIMTDAVQGFLMVITAIIVVIAFVSSVGVAGGFGDMISLIDERNPGGGFDNLFIPGDATYGSFWLVGLLFVAHLPFSILPHLGNKFLAVKSSKDMKKLIMYCTIFATILPLMGLAGLLGIAVLDPALDIRPDQVVPVLFQEIFPPVIAAFLAVAVLSAIMSTSDGLIVSLTQLLANDIFRRTIVPRTNISKERSEKLELAISRYSTFLVIIIAIWMAWSPPQYLAVFLWIGIGGIVSATAGPLVVGGLWKRATRAGATWSLIAGTVAYWVIYLPFGFDVSNPFAAAGLGVLISMFVMIIYTLFISPSVEDEKVDLAESFDS is encoded by the coding sequence TTGGATTCAGTCACAGTATATTCGTGGATTTTTATCGCGATCTTCATTCTCGGCATGCTTGTTTTCGGCTACCTCGGGATGAAGAAAACGCATTCTGCTGATGATTTTGCAACTGCCCGGTCCAGCTATGGCCCAATTACAATCGCCCTTGTCATCAGTGCCGGTATCTCCAGCGGTTCCACTTTTATGGGGATGCCCGGCCTGGCCTATGGCATCGGAGCGCCGAGTCTCTGGTATCCGATGCTGTATCCGGTTGCGACGGTCATCGGTATGCTGTTCGTCGCAAAAACCATCAAGATTTATGGAGATAAATTCGGGACGAGAACGATCCCCGATTTTATCGGAGAACGGTATAATAGCGAATTTCTACGGATCAGTTTAACCATCATTTCCGTTTTGCTCATTTTCTATGTTGTTTCACAGTTCGTTGCTGCTGCTACCATGTTCCAGGTCATGATGGGATTGGAGTATGGAGTGGGATTGATCATCACCGGCGTTGTCCTGGCCGTCTATGTCTTCATGGGTGGCTCGCATTCAGACATCATGACAGATGCTGTCCAAGGTTTTTTGATGGTCATCACCGCAATCATCGTCGTCATCGCTTTCGTCTCCAGTGTGGGAGTGGCTGGAGGATTCGGCGATATGATCTCGCTGATCGATGAACGCAATCCGGGTGGCGGATTCGATAATCTGTTTATCCCGGGGGATGCGACATACGGCTCCTTCTGGCTCGTCGGCCTGTTATTCGTTGCTCACTTGCCTTTCAGCATCCTGCCTCACCTGGGCAATAAATTCCTGGCAGTCAAGTCCAGTAAGGACATGAAAAAACTGATTATGTACTGTACCATTTTCGCGACGATTTTGCCGCTGATGGGATTAGCCGGTCTCTTGGGAATCGCCGTTTTGGATCCCGCCTTGGATATCCGCCCGGACCAGGTCGTTCCGGTGCTGTTCCAGGAGATTTTCCCGCCAGTCATTGCCGCCTTTTTAGCGGTTGCCGTCCTGTCGGCGATCATGTCCACATCTGACGGCCTGATCGTTTCCCTGACGCAATTGCTGGCGAATGATATCTTCCGGAGAACAATCGTGCCGCGTACGAATATTTCAAAAGAACGATCGGAAAAACTCGAACTGGCTATCAGCCGATATTCCACGTTCCTGGTGATCATCATTGCGATTTGGATGGCTTGGTCGCCGCCGCAGTATTTGGCTGTCTTCCTGTGGATCGGTATCGGGGGAATTGTCTCAGCCACGGCCGGACCTTTGGTTGTCGGCGGTCTTTGGAAGCGGGCGACAAGAGCGGGTGCCACTTGGTCATTGATCGCCGGAACGGTTGCGTACTGGGTGATCTACTTGCCATTCGGATTCGATGTCAGCAATCCGTTCGCTGCCGCAGGACTTGGTGTTCTCATCAGCATGTTCGTGATGATCATCTACACGCTGTTCATCAGTCCTTCAGTGGAAGACGAAAAAGTGGATTTGGCGGAATCGTTCGATTCCTGA